The following are from one region of the Gloeomargarita lithophora Alchichica-D10 genome:
- a CDS encoding Hfq-related RNA-binding protein, protein MAELDTGLPSVRQVQTYIQEKKGVEVKLTTGDVLAGQILWQDPSYLCLMNGQQERFFLSRGAVVYIKA, encoded by the coding sequence ATGGCGGAACTGGATACGGGTTTGCCCAGCGTGCGTCAGGTGCAGACCTACATTCAAGAGAAAAAAGGGGTGGAGGTCAAGCTCACTACCGGCGATGTGCTGGCGGGGCAAATCCTCTGGCAAGACCCCAGCTATTTGTGTCTAATGAATGGGCAGCAGGAGCGTTTTTTCCTGTCCCGGGGCGCCGTGGTTTATATCAAGGCTTAA
- the hisG gene encoding ATP phosphoribosyltransferase: MLVVALAKGSLLSDSIARLYRLGLDFRSLGAADNRFLQMNDPHTGTQALLVRNQDVPVYVARGQAHLGIVGYDVLRESQAEVAHLADLGFGHCRMSVAMRRDSSYTCALDLPAYSRVATKFSHCAREFFTALDLPVELVPLAGSVELGPITGMAEAIVDLVATGRTLRDNGLVERDVLFHSTARLIAHPLSYRLNQAGVQELAAQLEGIQVHPADKTHLEHIQQG; this comes from the coding sequence ATGCTGGTTGTTGCCCTCGCTAAGGGTTCCCTGCTCAGCGACAGCATTGCCCGTCTGTACCGGCTGGGTTTGGATTTTCGTTCCCTGGGTGCGGCGGACAATCGCTTTTTACAGATGAATGACCCCCACACCGGTACCCAAGCCCTCCTGGTGCGTAATCAGGATGTGCCGGTCTATGTGGCGCGGGGGCAAGCTCATTTGGGGATCGTGGGGTACGATGTCCTGCGGGAATCCCAGGCGGAGGTGGCGCACTTGGCGGATTTGGGGTTTGGGCATTGTCGGATGTCGGTGGCGATGCGCCGGGATAGCTCCTACACCTGCGCCTTGGATTTACCCGCCTACAGCCGGGTGGCTACTAAATTCAGCCACTGCGCCCGGGAATTTTTTACTGCTTTAGACCTGCCGGTGGAGCTGGTGCCCCTAGCCGGTTCCGTGGAGTTGGGGCCGATTACGGGGATGGCGGAAGCGATTGTGGATTTGGTCGCCACGGGTCGCACCCTGCGGGACAATGGCCTGGTGGAACGGGATGTATTATTCCACAGCACGGCGCGGCTGATCGCCCATCCCCTCAGTTATCGCCTCAACCAGGCCGGGGTACAGGAATTAGCTGCCCAGCTTGAGGGCATCCAGGTACATCCCGCCGATAAAACCCACCTTGAGCATATTCAACAGGGATAG
- a CDS encoding DUF565 domain-containing protein produces the protein MQQTRLNQIANQLGQTAQGWLKFPLHAWLLYLVFFFLGNFLASAITTGLGALAQFDIVAMAVLLAATEILNRWVYSQRRVGWLLSLLNMLKVGFIGGMYLDALKLGS, from the coding sequence ATGCAACAGACCCGGCTTAATCAGATTGCCAACCAGTTGGGGCAAACGGCGCAGGGGTGGCTGAAGTTTCCCCTCCATGCTTGGTTGTTGTACCTGGTATTTTTTTTCCTGGGTAATTTTCTGGCGAGTGCCATTACCACCGGTTTGGGGGCTTTAGCTCAATTTGACATCGTGGCGATGGCTGTACTGCTAGCGGCTACGGAAATCCTCAACCGTTGGGTGTACAGTCAGCGGCGGGTGGGTTGGCTCCTATCCCTGTTGAATATGCTCAAGGTGGGTTTTATCGGCGGGATGTACCTGGATGCCCTCAAGCTGGGCAGCTAA
- the secF gene encoding protein translocase subunit SecF — protein MTWRVTQHQRLWWGISAAVIVIGWVAMGVLWVQTGFPLRPSIDFIGGTRLQLERDCTQGCPQALTLPPLRVALEELGLANSSLQIVAGQGVSLRTRFLQPEEREQVQAKLAEVMGALDENKVQIDSIGPTFGGQILTSGVLALLVAFGGIGVYLALRFQVDYSVLAFVALAHDVLVTVGVFALLGLVAGVEVDSLFVVALLTIVGFSVNDTVVIYDRVRELLKLHGDWPIQQVVDAAVMQTLTRSINTTLTTVLSLVAIVLFGGETLRWFAVALIVGFLTGAYSSIFIASTSLAWWRSRHATDPA, from the coding sequence ATGACGTGGCGGGTGACCCAACATCAGCGGCTATGGTGGGGGATTTCGGCGGCGGTGATTGTGATCGGCTGGGTGGCGATGGGGGTGTTGTGGGTGCAGACGGGTTTTCCTTTGCGACCGAGTATTGATTTTATTGGCGGTACCCGGTTGCAGTTGGAACGGGACTGCACCCAGGGCTGTCCCCAGGCGTTGACCTTGCCGCCGTTGCGGGTAGCCTTGGAGGAGTTGGGGCTGGCCAATAGCAGTCTGCAAATTGTCGCCGGACAGGGGGTGTCCCTGCGGACGCGGTTTTTGCAACCGGAGGAACGGGAGCAGGTGCAGGCCAAATTGGCAGAGGTGATGGGGGCGTTGGATGAGAATAAAGTCCAAATTGATAGCATTGGCCCGACCTTTGGCGGCCAGATATTGACCAGTGGGGTGTTGGCTCTGCTGGTGGCATTTGGGGGGATTGGGGTTTATTTAGCTCTCCGGTTTCAGGTGGATTATTCGGTGTTGGCCTTTGTCGCCCTCGCCCACGATGTGCTGGTGACCGTGGGGGTGTTTGCCCTGCTGGGGTTGGTGGCGGGGGTGGAGGTGGATAGTTTATTTGTGGTGGCCTTGTTGACGATTGTGGGTTTTTCAGTGAATGATACGGTGGTGATCTATGACCGGGTGCGGGAACTGTTGAAACTACACGGGGATTGGCCGATCCAGCAGGTAGTGGATGCGGCGGTGATGCAGACCTTGACCCGCTCGATCAATACGACTTTGACCACGGTGTTGAGTTTGGTGGCAATTGTATTATTTGGGGGGGAAACCCTGCGCTGGTTTGCGGTGGCTTTGATTGTGGGCTTTTTAACTGGGGCTTATTCGAGTATCTTTATTGCCAGTACTTCCTTGGCCTGGTGGCGGAGTCGTCATGCAACAGACCCGGCTTAA